In one window of Gossypium hirsutum isolate 1008001.06 chromosome A01, Gossypium_hirsutum_v2.1, whole genome shotgun sequence DNA:
- the LOC107945242 gene encoding coiled-coil domain-containing protein 115 isoform X1 translates to MVVDHETPRLENGQTDKEVEENANVLQFMDSMDAYLTLIHSLSSTLRRGWLELASARHSMGASRVNTVLLDHTSHPAATSLLVTQDEGKVDSGKPHFTLCKWASSSNENSLLGEKQSSQDKLHPQLRHRGSTELYEEKTSSENKASREVDDPVQKERSKSLSMFGTLVSPKLRAAQLSFEAALETLVEIANMRSEMLCAFDQVNMKLEGRKDEK, encoded by the exons ATGGTAGTAGATCATGAAACCCCAAGGTTGGAAAATGGGCAAACTGACaaagaagtagaagagaatgcaaatgttttacaatttatggACTCCATGGACGCTTATTTGACCCTTATTCATTCTTTATCTTCGACACTTCGCCGG GGATGGCTGGAACTGGCAAGTGCTCGACATTCCATGGGTGCTTCACGGGTGAATACTGTCTTGTTGGACCATACGTCTCATCCTGCTGCTACATCATTGCTTGTAACCCAAGATGAGGGAAAAG TTGACTCGGGCAAACCACACTTTACATTATGCAAATGGGCATCTTCTAGTAATGAGAACTCCTTGTTGGGGGAGAAACAATCTAGCCAGGACAAATTACATCCACAACTGCGACACAGGGGCAGTACCGAgctttatg AGGAGAAGACCTCATCTGAGAATAAAGCTTCACGTGAAGTTGATGACCCA GTTCAAAAGGAGAGATCTAAATCACTGTCAATGTTTGGAACTCTTGTTTCTCCAAAGCTTCGAGCCGCACAGCTATCATTTGAGGCAG CACTAGAGACACTTGTAGAGATAGCGAACATGCGCTCGGAAATGCTATGCGCTTTTGATCAAGTCAACATGAAATTGGAAGGCAGAAAGGATGAAAAATAG
- the LOC107945242 gene encoding coiled-coil domain-containing protein 115 isoform X2, with translation MVVDHETPRLENGQTDKEVEENANVLQFMDSMDAYLTLIHSLSSTLRRGWLELASARHSMGASRVNTVLLDHTSHPAATSLLVTQDEGKVDSGKPHFTLCKWASSSNENSLLGEKQSSQDKLHPQLRHRGSTELYEEKTSSENKASREVDDPVQKERSKSLSMFGTLVSPKLRAAQLSFEH, from the exons ATGGTAGTAGATCATGAAACCCCAAGGTTGGAAAATGGGCAAACTGACaaagaagtagaagagaatgcaaatgttttacaatttatggACTCCATGGACGCTTATTTGACCCTTATTCATTCTTTATCTTCGACACTTCGCCGG GGATGGCTGGAACTGGCAAGTGCTCGACATTCCATGGGTGCTTCACGGGTGAATACTGTCTTGTTGGACCATACGTCTCATCCTGCTGCTACATCATTGCTTGTAACCCAAGATGAGGGAAAAG TTGACTCGGGCAAACCACACTTTACATTATGCAAATGGGCATCTTCTAGTAATGAGAACTCCTTGTTGGGGGAGAAACAATCTAGCCAGGACAAATTACATCCACAACTGCGACACAGGGGCAGTACCGAgctttatg AGGAGAAGACCTCATCTGAGAATAAAGCTTCACGTGAAGTTGATGACCCA GTTCAAAAGGAGAGATCTAAATCACTGTCAATGTTTGGAACTCTTGTTTCTCCAAAGCTTCGAGCCGCACAGCTATCATTTGAG CACTAG
- the LOC107945243 gene encoding epidermal growth factor receptor substrate 15, which translates to MAGQTQDQFEVYFKKADLDGDGRISGVEAVSFFQGAGLSKQVLAQIWAYADQSHSGFLSKQEFFNALKLVTVAQRRELTPDIVKAALYGPAAAKIPAPQINFPATTQMGGAVPPSSPSVGFRGPGVPNAGMSQQHFPSQQNLSMRPQQTMPAATALHPSQGIAAPEFSRGGNIVGQPQAMPAGSTPLSHQSMPTVATGPSLTNQNMSSNWLSGRPGGASTGPRGVAPSTAPRPQAAVSMSSQPTANDSKALAVSGNGLASGSAFGSDAFSATSFTPKQELSTQTFSPHSAPASPGITPVSSGAQPLVKSNSLDSLQSTFSMHSAGSQSQRPYSSPIQGQPVSSPSSSFTPSGISAGNVNAAPNSSQPPWPKMKQSDVQKYTKVFMEVDTDRDGKITGEQARNLFLSWRLPREVLKQVWDLSDQDSDSMLSLREFCFALYLMERYREGRPLPPALPRDVLFDETLLSMTGQPNVSYGNAAWGPNPGFGHQSGMAAQTITPSAGVKPPVRPNASADTTTMSNQQKPREPVLDDSFGTQPNNNGQNLENGAAGDVMADGKKVDGTEKVILDSREKLEFYREKMQELVLYKSRCDNRLNEITERAIADKREAEMLAKKYEEKYKQVAEIASKLTVEEAKFREIQGRKTELHHAIVNMEQGGSADGILQVRADRIQSDLEELMKALTERCKKHGYDVKSAAVIELPTGWQPGVPDGAALWDEEWDKFEDEGFGNELTIDVEKGTVSQRGKASPDGSLTPDSTSYADEKTANLFSAGERAIESESVYTHSEDESARSPRGSPTDRNSVESPSKPFSDDPFGKSTEAEAERQQNFDESGWGTFDNDDMDSVWGFNSLNTKDSDKARDFFGSSDFDVHTRTESPNAESFYDKKSPFTFEDSVPSTPLSKFGNSPSRFSEASRDQFDSFSRFDSFSMHDGGFSQQPDRLTRFDSINSSKDFGSGFSRFDSINNSKDFGSGFSPQPETLTRFDSISSSKDFGHGFSFDDSDPFGSSGPFKVSSDQQSPKKSSDNWRAF; encoded by the exons ATGGCGGGGCAAACTCAGGATCAATTCGAAGTTTACTTCAAGAAAGCAGATTTAGATGGGGATGGCAGAATTAGTGGAGTTGAGGCTGTTTCTTTCTTTCAAGGAGCCGGTTTGTCCAAACAAGTCCTCGCTCAG ATATGGGCATATGCTGACCAAAGTCATAGTGGTTTCCTGAGCAAGCAAGAGTTTTTTAATGCTCTCAAGCTTGTGACCGTAGCACAAAGGCGTGAATTAACACCAGACATTGTCAAGGCAGCATTATATGGCCCTGCTGCAGCAAAAATTCCAGCTCCGCAAATTAATTTTCCTGCCACAACACAGATGGGTGGAGCTGTGCCACCATCCTCTCCAAGTGTTGGGTTCAGAGGACCAGGAGTTCCAAATGCTGGTATGAGCCAGCAACATTTTCCATCTCAACAGAACCTCTCAATGAGACCCCAACAAACAATGCCTGCTGCCACTGCCCTGCACCCTTCTCAAGGTATTGCAGCTCCAGAGTTTTCTAGGGGAGGTAATATAGTTGGTCAACCTCAAGCTATGCCTGCTGGTTCTACTCCACTTTCACATCAATCCATGCCCACCGTTGCTACTGGTCCCAGTTTAACAAATCAAAATATGTCTAGCAATTGGCTTTCTGGAAGGCCTGGTGGAGCTTCAACTGGGCCACGAGGGGTCGCTCCATCAACAGCACCAAGGCCACAAGCTGCAGTTTCAATGTCTTCCCAGCCTACTGCTAATGATTCTAAAGCATTGGCTGTTTCTGGAAATGGGCTTGCTTCTGGCTCGGCATTTGGAAGTGATGCATTTTCTGCAACCTCGTTTACACCAAAACAAGAATTATCTACACAAACCTTTTCTCCCCACAGTGCACCCGCCTCACCAGGGATTACACCAGTTTCAAGTGGGGCCCAACCCTTAGTTAAGTCCAACTCTCTTGATTCATTGCAAAGTACGTTCTCTATGCATTCTGCTGGTAGTCAAAGTCAAAGGCCATACTCGTCTCCAATCCAAGGCCAACCAGTTTCTTCCCCAAGCTCCTCTTTTACACCATCAGGAATCTCTGCTGGAAATGTGAATGCTGCCCCAAATAGTTCCCAGCCTCCATGGCCAAAAATGAAACAATCTGATGTTCAGAAATATACGAAAGTGTTCATGGAAGTGGACACTGACAGAGATGGGAAAATAACTGGTGAGCAGGCAAGGAATCTATTTTTGAGTTGGAGGCTACCTAGAG AGGTTTTGAAGCAGGTTTGGGACTTATCTGATCAGGATAGTGATAGTATGCTATCTTTGAGAGAGTTCTGCTTTGCTCTCTATTTGATGGAACGGTATAGGGAAGGCCGTCCTCTTCCACCTGCACTCCCTAGAGATGTTTTGTTTGATGAGACACTCTTGTCCATGACAGGCCAACCCAATGTTTCATATGGAAATGCAGCTTGGGGTCCCAATCCTG GTTTTGGACATCAGTCGGGGATGGCTGCTCAGACAATCACTCCGTCAGCTGGTGTAAAACCTCCAGTTCGCCCCAATGCTTCTGCTGATACTACTACAATGTCCAACCAACAAAAACCAAGAGAACCAGTGTTGGATGATTCCTTTGGAACCCAACCCAATAACAATGGACAAAATTTAGAGAATGGGGCAGCCGGAGATGTAATGGCTGATGGAAAAAAG GTTGATGGAACTGAAAAGGTGATTTTGGATTCCAGAGAGAAGCTTGAGTTCTACCGTGAGAAAATGCAGGAACTT GTCCTTTATAAAAGCAGATGTGATAATAGACTAAATGAAATCACAGAAAGGGCAATTGCAGATAAGCGTGAG GCTGAAATGTTGGCTAAGAAATATGAAGAGAAATACAAGCAAGTTGCAGAAATAGCTTCCAAATTAACAGTTGAAGAGGCAAAATTTCGTGAGATTCAG GGGAGGAAGACAGAGTTGCATCATGCTATTGTTAACATGGAACAGGGGGGCAGTGCAGATGGTATTCTTCAG GTCCGTGCTGACCGCATACAGTCAGATCTTGAGGAGCTAATGAAGGCCCTGACTGAACGATGCAAGAAACATGGATATGATGTTAAGTCAGCTGCAGTAATTGAGCTTCCCACGG GTTGGCAACCAGGAGTTCCAGATGGAGCGGCACTCTGGGACGAAGAGTGGGATAAGTTTGAAGATGAAG GATTTGGCAATGAGCTCACTATTGATGTGGAAAAAGGGACTGTCTCTCAGAGAGGAAAAGCTTCTCCAGATGGTAGCTTGACCCCTGATTCCACTTCCTATGCTGATGAAAAAACTGCCAATCTCTTCAGTGCTGGTGAACGTGCCATCGAGAGCGAGTCTGTATATACACACAGTGAAGATGAATCTGCTAGAAGTCCTCGGGGTAGTCCTACTGATAGAAACTCTGTAGAAAGCCCATCTAAACCATTTTCTGATGACCCTTTTGGAAAGAGCACTGAAGCAGAGGCAGAAAGACAACA AAATTTTGATGAATCAGGATGGGGGACCTTTGATAATGATGATATGGACTCTGTGTGGGGTTTTAATTCTCTTAATACCAAG GACTCGGACAAGGCCAGAGACTTTTTTGGATCAAGTGATTTTGATGTACACACAAGAACAGAATCCCCAAATGCAGAAAGCTTTTATGATAAGAAGAGCCCATTTACATTTGAAGACTCGGTTCCCAGTACTCCACTCTCCAAGTTTGGGAACTCGCCATCAAGGTTCAGTGAGGCATCAAGGGATCAGTTTGACAGTTTCTCAAGGTTTGATTCCTTCAGCATGCATGATGGTGGATTTTCACAGCAACCGGATAGGCTTACAAGATTCGACTCCATAAACAGTAGCAAGGATTTTGGCAGCGGGTTTTCAAGGTTTGACTCCATAAACAATAGCAAAGACTTTGGCAGTGGATTTTCCCCACAACCTGAGACACTCACGAGGTTTGACTCCATAAGTAGCAGCAAAGACTTTGGCCATGGGTTCTCTTTTGACGACTCAGATCCATTTGGCTCCAGCGGTCCATTTAAAGTCTCATCAGATCAGCAGAGTCCGAAGAAAAGTTCTGATAATTGGCGTGCTTTCTAA